Proteins from a single region of Candidatus Puniceispirillum marinum IMCC1322:
- the nuoH gene encoding NADH-quinone oxidoreductase subunit NuoH: MIMDLINNADIRAVAWIVAQIMIVVGPLLIAVAYLTLAERRVIGFMQLRKGPNVVGPFGLFQPFADALKLMAKETILPAGANKVVFIIAPMLTFVLSLVAWAVIPFGEGLVIADINVGILYLFAVSSLGVYGVIMAGWASNSKYAFLGALRSAAQMVSYEVSMGLVIINVLLCAGSLNLSAIIEAQQGMWFALPLFPMFIVFFISTLAETNRAPFDLPEGESELVAGYFVEYSSMSFALFFLGEYANMILMSSMTVILFLGGWLPPFDIWPLNIIPGPLWFILKIMMVLFVFLWVRATTPRYRYDQLMRLGWKIFLPFSLLYVVATAGFLLATDRLPAVIVG, from the coding sequence ATGATTATGGATTTGATCAATAACGCCGACATTCGCGCTGTTGCGTGGATTGTTGCCCAGATCATGATCGTGGTCGGGCCTTTGCTGATCGCTGTGGCCTATCTGACCCTTGCCGAGCGCCGTGTTATCGGTTTCATGCAGTTGCGAAAAGGCCCTAATGTTGTTGGCCCGTTTGGCCTGTTCCAGCCGTTTGCCGATGCGCTGAAATTGATGGCTAAGGAAACAATCCTGCCAGCTGGTGCCAATAAGGTTGTTTTCATTATTGCCCCGATGCTGACTTTTGTTTTGTCGTTGGTGGCATGGGCGGTGATACCTTTTGGTGAAGGGCTTGTGATCGCCGATATCAATGTCGGTATCCTCTATCTGTTTGCGGTTTCCTCGCTGGGCGTCTATGGCGTGATCATGGCGGGATGGGCCAGTAATTCAAAATATGCCTTTCTTGGTGCCTTGCGGTCTGCCGCGCAGATGGTGTCGTATGAAGTGTCGATGGGATTGGTTATCATCAATGTGTTGCTTTGTGCAGGTTCACTGAATTTGAGTGCGATTATCGAAGCACAACAGGGCATGTGGTTTGCCTTGCCTTTATTCCCGATGTTTATTGTCTTTTTCATTTCGACGCTGGCCGAGACCAATCGTGCGCCGTTTGATCTGCCTGAAGGCGAGTCCGAGCTGGTCGCTGGCTATTTTGTTGAATATTCTTCCATGAGTTTTGCGCTCTTTTTCCTTGGTGAATATGCCAATATGATCCTGATGAGCAGCATGACAGTTATTTTGTTCCTTGGGGGATGGTTGCCACCATTTGATATCTGGCCATTAAACATCATTCCGGGCCCTTTATGGTTCATTTTGAAAATCATGATGGTATTGTTTGTGTTCCTGTGGGTGCGCGCGACAACGCCGCGCTATCGCTATGATCAGCTGATGCGCCTTGGTTGGAAAATATTTTTGCCATTTTCATTGTTGTATGTGGTGGCAACAGCCGGCTTTTTGCTGGCAACTGATCGCCTGCCAGCGGTTATCGTCGGTTAG
- the nuoI gene encoding NADH-quinone oxidoreductase subunit NuoI has translation MRMLMDSIKSFLLLELAKGMFLTLKYFFKPKVTINYPYEKGSLSPRFRGEHALRRYPNGEERCIACKLCEAVCPAQAITIEAEPRDDGSRRTTRYDIDMTKCIYCGFCQEACPVDAIVEGPNFEFATETREELYYDKNKLLANGDRWETEIARNLAADAEWR, from the coding sequence ATGCGAATGTTGATGGATTCAATCAAATCATTCCTGCTTCTTGAGCTTGCCAAAGGCATGTTCCTGACGTTGAAGTATTTCTTCAAACCGAAAGTTACGATCAACTATCCTTATGAAAAGGGTAGCCTTTCTCCCCGTTTTCGTGGCGAGCACGCTTTGCGCCGTTATCCTAACGGCGAGGAACGCTGTATCGCGTGTAAATTGTGTGAGGCGGTCTGTCCTGCACAGGCTATCACTATCGAAGCTGAACCGCGGGATGATGGAAGCCGCCGAACAACGCGCTATGATATTGATATGACAAAATGTATCTATTGTGGATTTTGTCAGGAAGCCTGTCCGGTTGATGCGATTGTCGAAGGGCCCAATTTCGAATTCGCGACCGAGACACGTGAAGAACTGTATTATGATAAAAACAAATTGCTTGCGAATGGGGATCGTTGGGAAACCGAGATCGCCAGAAATCTTGCAGCTGACGCCGAATGGCGCTGA